In Arthrobacter sp. UKPF54-2, the following are encoded in one genomic region:
- a CDS encoding creatininase — MQKSVFLEDLDAFSYREVLGSGEAMVLIPVGSLEQHGPHLPLGTDTVLSSRFAEGVARQVGALVAQPIAYGYKSQQKSGGGNHLAGTTSLDGTTLIGMVRNLVKSFLNQGVRHLVLINGHFENYQFLYEGIDLALEDLGIKPGAEQSVLLLSYWDFVSQDTLSQVYPDGFPGWEIEHGGVLETSLMLHLEPARVAMDRLVDGPPAVLPRFDRLPVVTERTPATGCLSSAAGSSAAKGSLLYAQVIEDLVADIVGELVREPAAAAARH; from the coding sequence ATGCAAAAGTCAGTATTCCTGGAAGACCTGGATGCGTTCAGCTACCGCGAAGTCCTTGGCTCCGGCGAGGCGATGGTCCTCATCCCGGTCGGTTCCTTGGAGCAGCACGGCCCCCACCTTCCGCTGGGCACGGACACCGTCCTCTCGTCCCGCTTTGCCGAGGGGGTCGCCAGGCAGGTTGGCGCCCTGGTGGCCCAACCCATCGCCTACGGCTACAAGTCCCAGCAGAAATCAGGCGGCGGCAACCACCTTGCCGGCACCACGAGCCTGGACGGGACCACCCTGATCGGGATGGTGCGCAACCTGGTGAAGTCCTTCCTGAACCAAGGCGTCCGGCATCTGGTCCTGATCAACGGACACTTCGAGAACTACCAGTTCCTCTACGAGGGAATCGACCTGGCCCTGGAAGACCTGGGGATCAAGCCCGGCGCAGAGCAGAGCGTGCTGCTGTTGTCCTACTGGGACTTCGTCAGCCAGGACACCCTTTCGCAGGTTTATCCTGACGGATTCCCGGGCTGGGAAATCGAGCACGGAGGCGTCCTGGAAACCTCGCTGATGCTCCACCTGGAACCGGCGCGGGTGGCCATGGACCGGCTGGTGGACGGTCCGCCTGCCGTGTTGCCACGCTTCGACAGGCTTCCGGTGGTGACCGAGCGTACTCCGGCCACGGGCTGCCTCTCCTCGGCGGCCGGATCCAGTGCCGCCAAGGGCAGCCTGCTGTATGCGCAGGTCATCGAAGACCTGGTGGCCGACATCGTCGGAGAGCTGGTCAGGGAACCCGCCGCGGCCGCTGCCCGTCACTGA
- a CDS encoding cytosine permease yields MTQAQHGTHEAATVEVEDVLQPIPESARTTKLSGQFWIWAGANVAPINWILGALGIQLGLGLGDTLLVLIVGNLIGMAGFGFFVILGQRTGATGMLLARGAFGRRGAYLPAAIQATIAIGWSAVNTWVILDLILALFGMIGWVDPAERNIGVRILVAAIIMTVQVAICYRGYRAISKFERITMPPTILVLIGMSIVAWTQLDINWSYAGPAGAVLEGLPRLAAMSSIMTVIGIGWGIGWFTYAPDYSRFVSRKVKPAKLFAVSVLGQFLPVVWLGILGASLATKNGQADPGELIVSNFGTLAIPVILLVIHGPIATNIINLYTFGVAFQALDVKISRRKLSIIVGILSMFAVVGFMFAEDFAMILDSWLGAIVAWVATWGGIMAVHYFIFERKHKDFSYLFLDSKKTSLKSVNPAAFIAFFAGILMTWMFMYGGIPALQGPIATAMGGVDFSWLAGTVTSSAIYFALGYTRFRRRIRAGVPLGIRLDLHEEAVLAEHGDACEDKHSLPAPAPVA; encoded by the coding sequence ATGACCCAAGCTCAACACGGCACGCACGAAGCGGCCACTGTGGAGGTTGAAGATGTCCTCCAACCCATTCCCGAGTCCGCACGGACCACCAAGCTTTCCGGTCAGTTCTGGATCTGGGCCGGCGCTAACGTTGCCCCCATCAACTGGATCCTCGGCGCACTCGGCATCCAGCTCGGCCTGGGCCTCGGCGACACGCTCCTGGTGCTGATCGTCGGCAACCTGATCGGCATGGCCGGCTTTGGATTCTTCGTAATCCTCGGCCAGCGCACCGGCGCGACCGGCATGCTGTTGGCCCGTGGGGCTTTCGGCCGCCGCGGAGCCTACCTGCCGGCCGCGATCCAGGCCACGATCGCCATCGGCTGGTCCGCCGTCAACACATGGGTCATCCTCGACCTGATCCTGGCCCTGTTCGGCATGATCGGCTGGGTCGATCCCGCCGAACGCAACATCGGCGTGCGCATCCTGGTGGCTGCAATCATCATGACCGTCCAGGTCGCGATCTGCTACCGCGGCTACCGCGCCATCTCCAAGTTCGAGCGGATCACCATGCCGCCCACCATCCTGGTCCTCATTGGAATGTCGATCGTTGCGTGGACCCAGCTGGACATCAACTGGAGCTACGCCGGCCCCGCCGGCGCTGTCCTGGAAGGGCTGCCGCGCCTGGCCGCCATGTCCTCGATCATGACGGTCATCGGCATCGGCTGGGGCATCGGCTGGTTCACCTACGCGCCGGACTACTCCCGGTTCGTCAGCCGCAAGGTCAAGCCCGCCAAGCTGTTCGCCGTCAGTGTCCTCGGCCAGTTCCTCCCCGTGGTTTGGCTCGGCATCCTCGGTGCCAGCCTCGCGACCAAGAACGGCCAGGCCGACCCCGGCGAGCTGATCGTCTCCAACTTCGGCACACTGGCCATCCCGGTCATCCTACTGGTCATCCACGGACCGATTGCCACGAACATCATCAACCTCTACACCTTCGGCGTTGCCTTCCAGGCACTCGACGTCAAGATCTCGCGGCGCAAGCTGTCCATCATCGTCGGAATACTGTCCATGTTCGCGGTCGTCGGGTTCATGTTCGCCGAGGACTTCGCGATGATCCTCGACTCCTGGCTGGGTGCGATCGTGGCGTGGGTGGCCACTTGGGGCGGCATCATGGCTGTCCACTACTTCATCTTCGAGCGGAAGCACAAGGACTTCTCCTACCTGTTCCTCGATTCGAAGAAGACCTCCCTGAAGTCCGTCAACCCCGCGGCGTTCATCGCCTTCTTCGCCGGGATCCTGATGACCTGGATGTTCATGTACGGCGGTATCCCGGCCCTGCAGGGCCCGATCGCCACGGCCATGGGCGGCGTCGACTTCTCCTGGCTCGCCGGGACCGTCACCTCGTCCGCCATCTACTTCGCCCTCGGCTACACCCGCTTCCGCCGGCGCATCCGGGCCGGCGTTCCCCTGGGCATCCGCCTCGACCTGCACGAAGAAGCAGTGCTCGCCGAACACGGCGACGCCTGCGAAGACAAGCACAGCCTCCCGGCGCCGGCCCCCGTGGCCTGA
- a CDS encoding serine/threonine-protein kinase, translated as MTLALTRRPARAAAPRAAFFGPLAEDRLLDQRYRLGTLAGRGSEADVYRATDAANGSEVAVKIFRSDASDAASPFSREKDLHTPLHHRHIVRVNGYGHGPDDGGSGSGRNYLVTELVSGPDLRTVLQDGPLRMPLVAAWMGDVAGALAHVHRKGVVHNDVKPANILVDRSASAGPAGLAKLTDFGIATSSWHRPNHAGSGTPHYLSPEAVHGTTTTTASDVYALGLVTFECLTGIKAFPGPALESMVARTLRAPRLPDTVRRRWSMLLHSMTDAEPGNRPTAAEAHRALKRISR; from the coding sequence GTGACACTCGCCCTCACCCGGCGGCCGGCGCGGGCTGCCGCTCCCCGGGCGGCCTTCTTCGGCCCCCTTGCGGAAGACCGCCTGCTGGACCAGCGGTACCGGCTGGGGACCCTGGCAGGCAGGGGCTCCGAGGCCGACGTCTACCGGGCAACCGACGCCGCCAACGGTTCCGAGGTGGCCGTCAAGATCTTCCGGTCCGACGCCAGCGACGCGGCATCGCCGTTTAGCCGGGAGAAAGACCTGCACACCCCGCTCCACCACCGGCATATCGTGCGCGTCAACGGCTACGGCCACGGGCCGGATGACGGGGGCAGCGGCTCGGGCCGGAACTACCTTGTCACCGAACTGGTGAGCGGTCCGGACCTTCGGACCGTCCTTCAGGACGGTCCGCTGCGGATGCCCCTCGTGGCGGCCTGGATGGGCGACGTCGCCGGCGCGCTGGCGCACGTCCACCGCAAGGGCGTGGTCCACAATGACGTTAAACCGGCCAACATCCTTGTGGACCGTTCCGCGAGCGCCGGTCCCGCGGGGCTCGCGAAACTGACCGATTTTGGCATTGCCACCAGTTCGTGGCACCGGCCAAACCATGCCGGCTCCGGCACACCGCACTATCTGAGCCCCGAAGCCGTGCATGGAACAACCACCACCACGGCCAGCGACGTTTACGCGCTGGGGCTGGTCACGTTCGAGTGCCTCACCGGAATCAAGGCCTTCCCCGGCCCCGCACTGGAGTCCATGGTGGCCCGAACGCTCCGCGCACCCCGGCTCCCGGACACGGTCCGGCGGCGCTGGTCGATGCTGCTGCACTCAATGACCGACGCCGAACCCGGCAACCGGCCCACCGCGGCCGAAGCCCACCGCGCGCTGAAAAGAATCAGCCGGTAA
- a CDS encoding GPP34 family phosphoprotein, with product MDAETKKTAELSLPQAFLLLATNDDDGKPAVPVFALRTTLAGAVLAELELAGAIELKGKHVRATGMAAPADYQHELELIRGKSRPHTPKRWVSMLEGRAEVQRVYETMASRGIVEHVGEKHLARFRAVRYPEKDHAPEAALLEKLEAALSGAPSASEKPGPEAPAAAQADTTSADTAPAEAAAPAAGTPDAAGPGAGPENATPEAKAPQSQGPDARTTALFALLHAAGLFGKLFPAADRVFADELAKDYWPARAVEDELRLIRLAQEEAATL from the coding sequence ATGGATGCTGAGACAAAGAAGACCGCGGAGCTGAGCCTTCCCCAGGCCTTCCTCCTGCTGGCGACGAACGACGACGATGGCAAGCCTGCAGTGCCGGTGTTCGCCCTCAGGACCACGCTGGCCGGGGCCGTCCTGGCCGAGCTGGAACTGGCCGGCGCGATCGAGCTGAAGGGAAAACATGTCCGCGCTACGGGCATGGCAGCGCCGGCGGACTACCAGCACGAGCTGGAGCTCATCCGGGGCAAGTCGCGGCCGCATACTCCCAAGCGGTGGGTGTCCATGCTTGAAGGCCGCGCCGAAGTGCAGCGTGTCTACGAGACGATGGCGTCGCGGGGGATCGTGGAACATGTCGGCGAGAAGCACCTGGCCCGGTTCCGGGCCGTGCGGTACCCGGAAAAGGACCATGCTCCGGAGGCGGCGCTGCTGGAAAAGCTTGAGGCCGCGTTGAGCGGTGCACCGTCCGCATCCGAGAAGCCCGGGCCCGAGGCGCCGGCGGCTGCCCAGGCCGACACCACCTCGGCCGATACGGCGCCGGCCGAAGCGGCGGCTCCGGCCGCCGGCACGCCTGATGCCGCGGGGCCCGGAGCGGGGCCCGAAAACGCCACTCCCGAAGCCAAAGCGCCCCAGTCCCAGGGGCCCGACGCCAGAACGACGGCGCTGTTCGCGTTGCTGCATGCGGCCGGATTGTTCGGGAAGCTCTTCCCGGCGGCAGACCGGGTCTTTGCGGACGAGCTGGCAAAGGACTACTGGCCCGCCCGCGCGGTGGAGGATGAACTCCGGCTGATCAGGCTGGCGCAGGAAGAGGCCGCAACCTTGTAA
- a CDS encoding aminopeptidase P family protein, with the protein MTITTSAPAANVSELERLKVLNNGQKVSLTFSDAEFERRLAGLRRIMAEKDLDAVVLTSYHSIKYYSDFLFTYFGRSYAMVVTKDDTVTVTANIDAGMPWRRSYGDNVVYTDWRRDNYIFAIQEVLRTRGINPRRIGVEDDSLPLDNRNKIQAAFASAALVDVAQAAMRQRMIKSAEEIEVIKHGARIGDLGGEAIRNAITAGITEYEVALIGTEAMVHEIARTFPDSEIRDTWVWFQSGINTDGAHNWATTRKIQEHDILSLNCFPMTSGYYTALERTLFYGEPDARSLELWNINVEVHKRGLELIKPGAVCKDIAAELNEIYVGHGLLANRTFGYGHSFGVLSHYYGREAGLELREDIDTVLEPGMVVSMEPMITVLDGQPGAGGYREHDILVVGEDGAENITKFPFGPEYNIIGA; encoded by the coding sequence ATGACCATCACCACTTCTGCCCCCGCTGCAAACGTCTCCGAGCTGGAGCGCCTCAAGGTCCTGAACAACGGCCAGAAGGTCAGCCTGACGTTCTCCGACGCTGAATTTGAGCGCCGCCTCGCGGGGCTTCGCCGGATCATGGCGGAGAAGGACCTCGACGCCGTCGTCCTCACCAGCTACCACTCGATCAAGTACTACTCCGACTTCCTCTTCACCTACTTCGGCCGGTCCTACGCCATGGTGGTCACCAAGGACGACACCGTGACCGTCACGGCCAACATCGACGCCGGGATGCCCTGGCGCCGCAGCTACGGCGACAACGTGGTCTACACGGACTGGCGCCGCGACAACTACATCTTCGCCATCCAGGAGGTCCTCCGCACCCGCGGCATCAACCCCCGCCGGATCGGCGTCGAAGATGACTCGCTCCCGCTGGACAACCGCAATAAGATCCAGGCAGCCTTTGCCTCGGCCGCTCTTGTCGATGTCGCCCAGGCCGCCATGCGCCAGCGGATGATCAAGTCGGCCGAAGAGATCGAGGTCATCAAGCACGGGGCGCGCATCGGCGACCTCGGCGGCGAGGCGATCCGCAACGCCATCACGGCCGGGATCACCGAGTACGAGGTCGCCCTGATCGGCACCGAGGCCATGGTCCACGAAATCGCCCGGACCTTCCCGGACTCGGAAATTCGTGACACCTGGGTTTGGTTCCAGTCCGGCATCAACACCGACGGCGCCCACAACTGGGCCACCACCCGCAAGATCCAGGAACACGACATCCTGTCCCTGAACTGCTTCCCCATGACCTCCGGCTACTACACCGCCCTGGAACGCACCCTGTTCTACGGCGAACCGGATGCCCGTTCGCTGGAACTCTGGAACATCAACGTCGAGGTCCACAAGCGCGGCCTGGAACTGATCAAGCCCGGTGCCGTCTGCAAGGACATCGCCGCCGAGCTGAACGAGATCTACGTGGGCCACGGGCTGCTCGCCAACCGGACCTTCGGCTACGGCCACTCCTTCGGCGTCCTGAGCCACTACTACGGACGCGAAGCCGGACTCGAGCTCCGCGAGGACATCGACACCGTCCTCGAGCCCGGCATGGTGGTCTCCATGGAACCGATGATCACCGTCCTGGACGGCCAGCCCGGCGCGGGCGGCTACCGGGAGCACGACATCCTCGTCGTCGGCGAGGACGGGGCCGAGAACATCACCAAGTTCCCGTTCGGCCCGGAATACAACATCATCGGCGCCTGA
- a CDS encoding MarR family winged helix-turn-helix transcriptional regulator has translation MTPPAEREGYWYPPKAHGQPYAVDILNALREYRASETAMRRRTRNSMAMGETDLLALRYLLEAETAGQEVRPKELAARLGMTSASMTALVDRMATSGYITRQPHPSDRRAIILRPTRGADEEVRHTLGKMHGRMIEVAESLSDEEAKAVLHFLLHMREAVDEIDVDGE, from the coding sequence GTGACTCCGCCCGCTGAAAGAGAAGGCTACTGGTACCCGCCGAAGGCACACGGGCAGCCTTACGCCGTCGATATCCTGAACGCGCTCCGGGAGTATCGGGCCTCGGAGACCGCCATGCGGCGGCGCACCCGCAACTCCATGGCGATGGGCGAGACCGACCTCCTGGCACTGCGGTACCTGCTTGAGGCTGAGACTGCGGGCCAGGAAGTCCGCCCCAAGGAACTCGCCGCCCGACTGGGAATGACCTCCGCATCCATGACCGCCCTGGTTGACCGCATGGCCACCAGCGGGTACATCACGCGCCAGCCGCACCCGTCGGACCGCCGCGCCATCATTCTGCGCCCCACCCGCGGCGCTGACGAGGAAGTCCGCCACACCCTGGGCAAGATGCACGGTCGGATGATCGAGGTGGCTGAATCCCTGAGCGACGAGGAAGCAAAGGCAGTGCTGCATTTCCTGCTGCACATGCGCGAAGCCGTGGACGAAATCGACGTCGACGGCGAGTAA
- the glyA gene encoding serine hydroxymethyltransferase, translating into MVEQLNERLAVVDPEVQQAISRELGRQQSTLEMIASENFAPSAVMEAQGSVLTNKYAEGYPGKRYYGGCEHVDVVEQLAIDRVKALFGAEFANVQPHSGAQANAAAMFALLNPGDTIMGLDLAHGGHLTHGMRINFSGKLYNVVPYHVRESDLRIDMAEVEALALEHQPRLIVAGWSAYSRQLDFAEFRRIADLVGAYLMVDMAHFAGLVAAGLHPNPVPYADVVTTTTHKTLGGPRGGVILAKEQYAKKINSAVFPGQQGGPLEHVIAAKAVAFKLAAGPEFKERQERVLQGSKLLAERLLRDDVAAAGISVVNGGTDVHLILVDLRNSELDGQQAEDALHRIGITVNRNAVPFDPRPPMVSSGLRIGTPALATRGFGAAEFAEVADIIATALIAAATPGSGGDSTLSEETAAELRARVAALADQFPLYPHLNGGGEIAAFESDLIGAAQ; encoded by the coding sequence GTGGTTGAGCAGTTGAACGAGCGACTCGCGGTCGTCGATCCCGAGGTCCAGCAGGCCATCTCCCGGGAACTGGGCCGACAGCAGTCGACGCTTGAAATGATCGCCTCGGAGAATTTCGCCCCCTCCGCGGTGATGGAGGCCCAGGGCTCGGTGCTGACGAACAAGTACGCCGAGGGCTACCCCGGCAAGCGCTACTACGGCGGCTGCGAGCACGTGGACGTTGTGGAGCAGCTTGCCATAGACCGGGTCAAGGCGCTGTTCGGTGCGGAGTTCGCCAACGTCCAGCCGCATTCCGGCGCGCAGGCCAACGCCGCCGCCATGTTCGCCCTGCTGAACCCGGGCGACACCATCATGGGGCTGGACCTGGCCCACGGAGGCCACCTCACCCACGGGATGAGGATCAACTTCTCCGGCAAGCTGTATAACGTGGTGCCGTACCACGTCCGTGAATCAGACCTCCGGATCGATATGGCAGAGGTGGAGGCACTGGCCCTCGAACACCAGCCGCGGCTGATCGTGGCCGGCTGGTCCGCGTACTCCCGGCAGCTGGATTTCGCCGAGTTCCGTCGCATTGCCGACCTCGTCGGCGCCTACCTCATGGTGGACATGGCACACTTCGCGGGCCTCGTGGCCGCGGGGCTGCACCCCAATCCCGTCCCCTACGCGGACGTCGTCACCACCACCACGCACAAGACCCTCGGCGGGCCGCGCGGCGGAGTCATCCTGGCCAAGGAGCAGTACGCCAAGAAAATCAACAGTGCCGTCTTCCCGGGCCAGCAGGGCGGGCCCCTCGAACACGTGATTGCCGCCAAGGCCGTCGCCTTCAAGCTCGCCGCCGGCCCGGAATTCAAAGAACGCCAGGAGCGGGTCCTGCAGGGCTCCAAACTCCTCGCTGAACGGCTCCTCCGCGACGACGTCGCCGCGGCAGGAATCTCCGTGGTCAACGGGGGCACGGATGTGCACCTGATCCTGGTCGACCTCCGCAACTCCGAACTGGACGGGCAGCAGGCCGAAGACGCCCTGCACCGCATCGGCATCACGGTCAACCGCAACGCCGTGCCCTTCGACCCCCGCCCGCCCATGGTGTCCTCCGGACTCCGCATTGGCACGCCCGCCCTCGCAACCCGCGGCTTCGGGGCGGCGGAGTTCGCCGAAGTCGCCGACATCATCGCGACGGCGCTCATCGCGGCCGCAACCCCCGGCAGCGGCGGGGACTCCACGCTCAGCGAGGAAACCGCCGCCGAACTCCGCGCCCGGGTGGCTGCCCTGGCCGACCAGTTCCCGCTCTACCCCCACCTCAACGGCGGCGGCGAAATCGCCGCCTTCGAATCCGACCTGATTGGAGCAGCCCAGTGA
- a CDS encoding PucR family transcriptional regulator translates to MITLSQVLATAPMAAATPVVRSSVPGTLQRAVRWVHSSEVLEIAPLLRGGELLLSGGESLLALPAAEQETYVRSLAARHIAALALQNAGAGVPLPETLVAAADRNGLPLIELRTVAPFVDIAEAVNRLVVNEQAAAHLVVDDLSRRIARQITDKGPHLPTILQLLAGALDAEVSLAAPDGSLLGRAGDAVDDGGSRAEAGIVVGGQHAAQLTLRSPSEDPLLLELAADRLSGILALALAQAFRPTPAQVAEARLLEAVIEGADAESVQRLWLQAGLDPGHAAIVAVFRASGRDTKFPAVERALQVRGVQVKSHLWDGERAVLLAHPHQGARAAREVLLRAAREALAGSDTCAAFGPNVAEGSRAHDSFVEAQEVMKLGMPGAGQVLDAMDFLGRRILAAVPHPAFLDSYVESALGEVLEWDRKHGTTLLATLLCWLDSGCNTTTSAASLNIERQTMHKRLSKIQALLGGDPRTSGRLFSIHIAAAAAAAAVGPRGG, encoded by the coding sequence ATGATCACCCTTTCCCAAGTCCTCGCCACAGCACCTATGGCGGCCGCCACCCCGGTGGTGCGAAGCAGCGTGCCGGGGACGCTGCAGCGGGCCGTCCGCTGGGTGCACTCCAGCGAGGTCCTCGAGATCGCCCCGCTGCTGCGCGGCGGGGAACTGCTGCTCTCCGGCGGGGAATCGCTGCTGGCGCTGCCGGCCGCGGAGCAGGAGACGTACGTCCGGAGCCTCGCGGCCCGGCACATCGCGGCGCTGGCTTTGCAGAATGCCGGCGCGGGGGTCCCGCTGCCGGAAACTCTGGTCGCGGCGGCGGACAGGAATGGCCTGCCACTGATCGAACTGCGGACCGTGGCACCTTTCGTGGACATCGCCGAGGCGGTCAACCGGCTGGTGGTCAACGAGCAGGCTGCCGCCCACCTGGTGGTCGATGACCTCTCGCGGCGGATTGCCCGGCAGATCACGGACAAGGGCCCGCACCTGCCAACGATCCTCCAGCTGCTTGCAGGGGCCCTTGACGCCGAGGTCTCGCTCGCGGCACCCGACGGGTCCCTGCTCGGGCGCGCCGGCGACGCCGTCGACGACGGAGGCTCCAGGGCCGAGGCCGGCATCGTGGTCGGCGGCCAGCACGCGGCGCAGCTGACCCTGCGATCACCATCGGAAGACCCGCTGCTGCTCGAACTGGCCGCCGACCGCTTATCCGGGATCCTGGCGCTGGCGCTGGCGCAGGCGTTTCGGCCCACGCCGGCCCAAGTGGCCGAGGCGCGACTGCTGGAGGCGGTGATCGAGGGCGCGGATGCCGAGTCCGTCCAGCGGCTCTGGCTACAGGCCGGACTCGACCCCGGCCACGCCGCGATCGTGGCGGTGTTCCGCGCCTCCGGCCGGGACACCAAGTTTCCCGCCGTCGAGCGTGCGCTGCAGGTGCGCGGAGTCCAGGTGAAGTCCCACCTCTGGGACGGCGAGCGCGCGGTGCTTCTGGCACACCCGCATCAAGGCGCACGGGCCGCGCGCGAAGTGCTGCTCCGCGCTGCCCGGGAGGCGCTGGCCGGTTCGGACACATGCGCCGCCTTCGGACCCAACGTGGCCGAGGGTTCCCGAGCGCACGACTCGTTCGTCGAGGCGCAGGAAGTTATGAAGCTCGGCATGCCGGGCGCGGGCCAGGTGCTGGATGCCATGGACTTCCTCGGCCGCCGGATCCTGGCCGCCGTGCCGCATCCGGCGTTCCTTGACTCCTACGTGGAATCCGCACTCGGCGAAGTGCTCGAGTGGGACCGGAAGCATGGCACCACCCTGCTGGCCACCCTGTTGTGCTGGCTCGATTCGGGGTGCAACACGACGACGTCGGCCGCCTCCTTGAATATCGAGCGGCAGACCATGCACAAGCGACTTAGCAAGATCCAGGCGCTGCTGGGCGGCGACCCGCGGACCTCCGGCCGGCTCTTCAGCATCCACATCGCCGCGGCTGCGGCAGCGGCTGCCGTTGGCCCGCGCGGTGGCTAG
- a CDS encoding MOSC domain-containing protein produces the protein MTASYRYDVEILHLLVSPAHAYFGRARDGAADVPTTDAARAEFVAGKGIAGDRFFGKAAHMDAAVTIFAVEALDAIAAEQGTAPLDALLTRRNVHLRGAELAPLLGHDFALESGGDLVRFKAGRPAHPCAWMDAVLAPGAHKAMRGRGGVRCQVLSDGVLHRGPAVLVSPVPLDPDRAGEATLLRPSRLP, from the coding sequence ATGACGGCTAGTTACAGGTACGACGTCGAGATCCTTCACCTGCTCGTCTCGCCCGCCCACGCCTACTTCGGCCGTGCCCGTGACGGCGCAGCCGACGTTCCCACCACGGACGCCGCGCGGGCCGAGTTCGTGGCCGGCAAGGGAATCGCCGGGGACCGGTTCTTCGGCAAGGCCGCGCACATGGATGCGGCCGTGACCATTTTCGCCGTCGAGGCCCTCGACGCGATCGCCGCCGAGCAGGGGACTGCCCCGCTCGACGCGCTGCTGACGCGCCGCAACGTGCACCTCCGGGGCGCCGAGCTGGCTCCGCTGCTGGGCCACGACTTCGCACTGGAATCCGGCGGGGACCTGGTGCGGTTCAAAGCCGGACGGCCCGCGCATCCCTGCGCCTGGATGGACGCGGTGCTTGCCCCGGGCGCCCACAAGGCCATGCGCGGGCGGGGCGGGGTGCGGTGCCAGGTGCTTTCAGACGGCGTCCTGCACCGCGGACCGGCAGTGCTGGTCAGCCCCGTGCCGCTGGACCCGGACCGCGCCGGCGAGGCGACCCTGCTGCGCCCGTCCCGCCTGCCCTAG
- a CDS encoding GntR family transcriptional regulator — MSVLPVVSPAEDDALSQAESAYRQLRDKLIMLDIRPGEPINDGQLAAELGFGRTPVREAIKRLEGDHLVVSYPRRGTFATVVDITELADVSDIRELLEPLAARRAAVNASADMRAELRQVARALAALDDRPADKRELMRYDLAVHRLIYRAAGNPHLEDTLIRHDNLATRIWCLVVDKVPSVASHITEHVRLLEAVADGDAELAAKLAFEHVSSFEKTVRQVL; from the coding sequence TTGTCAGTACTTCCGGTCGTGTCCCCCGCAGAGGACGACGCGCTGTCGCAGGCGGAGTCCGCCTACCGTCAACTGCGCGACAAGCTGATCATGCTGGACATCCGGCCCGGGGAACCCATCAATGACGGGCAGCTGGCGGCAGAACTCGGCTTCGGCAGGACGCCGGTCCGCGAGGCCATCAAACGCCTGGAAGGGGACCACCTGGTGGTCTCCTACCCGCGCCGCGGCACGTTCGCGACCGTCGTGGACATTACCGAACTGGCCGATGTATCCGATATTCGTGAATTGCTCGAACCCCTGGCGGCCCGCCGCGCGGCGGTTAACGCCAGCGCCGACATGCGCGCCGAACTCCGGCAAGTAGCCCGGGCCCTTGCCGCGTTGGATGACAGGCCTGCTGACAAGCGCGAACTCATGCGCTACGACCTTGCCGTCCACCGGCTGATTTACCGCGCCGCGGGGAACCCCCACCTGGAAGACACCCTGATCCGCCACGACAACCTGGCCACGCGGATCTGGTGCCTCGTGGTGGACAAGGTGCCGTCCGTCGCCAGTCACATCACCGAGCATGTCCGGCTGCTGGAAGCGGTCGCCGACGGCGACGCGGAGCTCGCTGCGAAGCTGGCCTTCGAGCACGTCTCGAGTTTCGAGAAGACCGTGCGGCAGGTCCTCTAG